The DNA segment CCTTACCTTTTCCACCGGCGTCGTGGATGCCGTCGGTTTCCTGGGCCTGGACCAGGTCTTCACCGGAAACATGACCGGAAACGTCGTGCTGCTGGGCATGGCTATTGCCGGGGGCAGCGACCTGCCGGTACTGAGACCTGCCCTGGCGTTGCTCTTCTTCATGGTCGGCGCCGTCATTGGCGGGCGGGTGTTGCGGAAGGCACCCGAGGGGTGGAGCGGACGCACCTCGTTGACCTTTCTCACGGTGACCGTGCTCATCGGCGGTTTGGCTCTCTTCACCGCCCTCATCGATGTCACCGACGATCATCTGCTGGGCAGCATCACCACCAGCACGCTCGCCCTGGCCATGGGTGTTCAGGCCGCCACGGCAAAACGCCTCAAGGTCGCCGAGATCACCACCGTCGTCGTGACCTCCACGATCACCGGGCTGGCCTCGGACTCACGCCTCGCCGGAGGGAAGAGTCCCTTCTGGGCACGCCGGGCACTCGCCATCGCACTGATTCTGGTCGGCGCCCTCGTGGGAGCGGCCGCACTGCACATCGACCTCTGGGTCGGGATTGCACTCTCGGCCGTCCTGTCGGCAGTGGTGACGCTGATCGGCCAGCTCCGGCACCGCAAGGACAAGCGGGCAGCAGCGGCAGCGGTCGAATCCGGGCTGAAGTCGGTGACCGCCAGCTAGGAGCCCGCGCCGGCGCTCTAGTCCCACAGCGGGTTCCTTCTTTCCCACCGGCAGCGCTTAGTCACTGGGAATGTCTGGACTATCCCACTGAACGGTCCCCATCGGTGGGAAGCAAGCTGGCCCGCACCACTGTACGCTCGACATTTAAGGCATTTCGGCCGGTTCGAGAAGGGTAACGGCGTGAGCGAGGACAGGGCGATCCCGGGCGGAGTACTGATTGCCGGTTGCGGTGATCTGGGGACCGAAGCCGGGCTGAGATTCGCGGCGGCCGGACACCGGGTGACCGGGTGGCGGAGGTCGGCGGACAAGCTACCGGCACACTTCGACGGGGTCGCCGTGGATCTCACCGGCGAGTTGCCGACCATCCCGCTGGACACGAACATTGTGGTGATGGCTACCGCAGCCGACGGCCGCACCGAGGACGCCTACCGTGCCGCCTATCTGGAGGCCACCGGCAATCTCCTCGACGCCCTGGACCGGGACGGCATCGACGCACGCATACTCCTGGTGTCCTCCACCGCCGTGTACGGGGGCGACGACGGCGAGTGGATCGACGAATCCCACCCCGTGGCTCCGGCCACCCCAACGGCGACCATCCTGGCCAGCACCGAGGAGCTCCTGCGAGCCCGCCGCCCGGACGCCATTATCCTGCGGCTGTCGGGGATCTACGGGCCCGGGCGTACCCGGCTGATCGACCAGCTGACGGCGGGAACCGCCGTCGTCCCGCAGGAGATCCAGTGGACCAACCGGATCCACCGCGATGACGCGGCCGCGGCCATTGTGCACCTGACCACGCAGGTCAGCAACCCCGGGACCGAGTACATCGGGGTCGACAATGAACCCGTTGACCAGGGTGAGGTGGTCGAGTTCCTCGCCGCGCAGTTGGGTCTACCGACCCCGCCGGTGGGACCGTCGTCGTCGGCCAGGACCGGCGGAACGAAGCGGGGAACCGGGAAGCGCCTCAGCAACGCGGCGCTGCTGGCCACGGGGTTCGGGTTTACCTATCCGACGTTCCGCGAGGGGTACCTGGCCGTCATCAATGGTGACGGGGTCAGGCACCCCTAGCCCTCGTGCCGGGCCGGTTAGTGAACGGCTGGTACTCCGGCGCCGTCGACTGGAGCCTCTGCGGCGTCGACCGGCGTGTCTTCGGGCTTCCGGATGAAGAAGGCCGCTACGACGGCGAACATGAAGACGATCGCGCCGCAGAAGAACGCGGCCTGGATGCCACCGGCTTCGGCGGCCACCTCGGAGGCGCCGTCGTCGAGCAGTGCGGTGGCCTGGATGGTCAGGACCGAGATGAACAGGGCGGTGCCTGCAGCACCCGCAAGCTGCTGGACGGTGCCCACGATGGCACTGCCGTGTGAGTAGAGCTGCGGGCGGACGGACCCGAGAGCCGAGGTCAGCAGCGGGGTGAACATCAGGGCGAGGCCGATGCTGAGGAAGACGTGGGCCACCATCACCATGAGGAAGGGGGTGGTTTCGCTGAGCATCGTCAGACCCCAGAAAACCAGGCTGACAAGGATCGCGCCCGGCACCACGAGGACCCGGGGGCCGCGCCTGTCATAGATGCGGCCGACTATCGGGCCGAGCAGTCCCATGGTCAGGCCGCCCGGGAACAGCAGCATACCCGCTACCACTGGGGAGAGCCCGAGCACGTTCTGGACGTAGAGGGGCAGCAGGATGATGGTTCCGAAAAGCGCCATCATGGACACCGAAATGACCAGGATGGAGATGGTGAAGGTGCGGGACTTGAAGGTCCGCAGGTCCAGCAGGGCACGGTCGGCGCGCTGCAGGCTGCGCTGCCGGAGGATGAACAGCACCAGGGCCACACCGCCGACGACGAGTGGCAGCCAGGGTGGCACCGGTCCCCCGCCTTCGGCAGCCTCGCCGAACTGGCTGAGACCGTAGATGATCCCACCGAAGGCAAGCGCCGAGAGGATGACCGAGAGGACGTCAATGGGCAGGCGGCGTGGCGTGGTGACGTTCTGGATGCGGGTGGCACCGAGGACCAGTGCGCCGACGGCGATGGGGAGGACCAGCCAGAACAGCCAGCGCCAGTCCAGCACGCTGAGGATCAGGCCGGACACGGTGGGGCCGATGGCCGGCGCCACGGAGATCACGATGGCGATATTGCCCATGGTACGGCCGCGGGAGGCCGGGGGGACGAGCGTCATCACGGTGGTCATCAGGAGCGGCATCATGATGGCGGTGCCGCTGGCCTGGATGATCCTGCCGACCAGGAGCACCTCAAACCCTGGGGCGAGCGCCGAGACCAGGGTGCCGAGGCTGAACAGGGACATGGCGGCCATGAATACGGGACGGGTATGGAACCGTTGCAGCAGGAACCCGGTGACCGGGATGACCACTGCCATGGTGAGCATGAAGGCCGTGGTGAGCCACTGCCCGGCGCTGACGGTGATGCCCAGGTCAACCGTGAGTGTCTGCAGCGCAACGCTCATGATCGTCTCGTTCAGGATCACCACAAAAGCCGACACCAGCAGCAGCGAGATCACCAGCCGGTTGCGTTTGGCGTTGTCGATGTCGTCCGGACGCTCGGCCGACTGGGTCTCAGTGGCGGGCGGGGCACTATGGGGCACGGAAGGTCCTTCGAAAGGGTGTGGGCGCGGAAATCCTACTAGCGGCAACGCCGGGAGGATTGGCTTCTATTCCGGCCTGATTTTGGCGGGCGCCTATTGACGGCTGTCCCCGGACGACGTCGGCACGTACCCGAGCATCTTGTCCACCGGATGGGGCAGCGCCTTCCCGGCATGCCAGGTGAGGAAGTTGCGTTCGAACTGAAGCGCCAGATCGTCCAGCCAGGAGTCGGCGTCGCTGGCCATGTGGGGTGAGATGAGCACCTGGTCCATCCCCCAGAGCGGGCTGGAGGGCGGTAGCGGCTCGACGGCGAAGGTGTCCAGCACTGCCCCGGCGATGCCACCGTTGTCGAGCACGCGCACCAATGCCGCCTCATCCACCAGCTTTCCCCTCCCCACGTTGATCAGGACCGAGGTGGAAGCCATGGCGTCAAGCACCGCGGCGCTGACCATTCCGTTGGTCTGTGGGGTCAGCGGTGCCACCAGGACCAGATAGTCGTAGCCGCCGGCCAGGGCCGCCAGGTCGGAGCTGGCATGGACTGTACCGAAGTCGGGGTCGTTCGTGCGGGCGTTCCGGCCGGCGCCGTCGACCCTGGCTCCGGCCGCCGTCAGGAGCCGTGCGGTGCACCGCCCGATGCTGCCGGTGCCCACCACGAGGACCCGGGAACCGGCGATGTTCCGGGTGGTGCGTCGACCCCAGACCAACTGGCGCTGAAAGTCCCGGGTCTGACCGAAGCCTTTGGCGGCGAAGAGCATGGCGCCGAGTACGTACTCGGCCATGGGGCGATCAAACACGCCGTGCGCATTGGTCACGGTGACCGGCGAGTTGACCAGTCCCGGGAACAGCAGTTTGTCGACGCCGGCCGCCGCCACGTGGAGCCACTGCAGGGAACCTGCGTGTTGCCAGGCCGGTTCCAGTGCGCCCGAGAAGAAATCCCAGAGGTAGAGCACGTCGGCCCCGTCGATGGCTGCCGGCAGGCCGGCCGCGTCCGTCTCGCGGATGTCCGCGAGAGCTGCGACGCGCTCCAGTCCGATCACGGGCCGGTCCCCCACCAGGACTGCGACGATGGGCCTGCGGTCGGCGGGGGTGGAACTGGAAGGGGTAGAACTGGTGAGGTTGGACGAGGTCATGGTCAGCATTTTCCCACGGCACACCCCAGGTGAAGCACGAGCGGACGGCCGCGCTGCACTCGTTGAGCCGAGCGCTACTGGTGGCTCCGCGGCGAAGATCGGCTATCCCTGTGGCGGTAAATTAGTTCTAGCCTGGAAGAAATAGGATCAGGGTGGAACCAACAGACCTGAGGAGACCGATCATGGCGAGCAGTGGAGAAGTGGCAGTCGCACGTGCGGTGCTGATTCACGGACCCTTGTCCCGGGCAGCGCTGACGGCACGGCTCGACCTGTCGGCCGCCAGCCTGACCCGTCTGGCGAAACCCTTGCTGGATAGCGGGGTACTCGTGGAGGTCAACGACGTCGCCGACGGTTCAGTGGGACGCCCATCGCGGCCACTCGACATCGCCCCCCATAAAGGCCGATTCGTCGGGGTGAAGCTCACGGGAACCCACCTTTACGCCGTATCGACCGGAATTCGGGCGGAACCGATGGCATGGATTGATCACCCGCTAACGGACCGCAGCCCGGGGGGCGTCATCGACGACATAGCCCGCAGCATCAACAATCTGGAGATCGAGGACCTCACCGGCGTCGGCGTCAGCCTGGGCGGCTTTGTTCGGCACGGGGTCGTGGAGCACGCACCCTTTCTGGAGTGGCACGGCGTCCACCTCGCGGAGCTGCTGTCGGAACGCGTGGGCGCACCAGTCACCGTCGAAAACGACGTCGTCGCCCTCGCCGAAGCAGAGCGCTGGTTCGGCATAGGCCGCGACCTTCCGGGATTCGCGATCGTCACGATCGGAGCGGGTGTCGGCTACGGCCTGGTGGTGGGCGGCCAGGCTGTGCGTACCGTCGACGCCGGAGCGGGCACCGGCGGTCACATCCCGCTCGCAGCGGGCGGACCCGTGTGCCCAGATGGCCATCGGGGCTGCGCACAGGCCGTGCTCACATCCGGAGCGATCGCAGGGCAGGTTTCGGCTGCACTCCAGAGGCCCGTCAGCTACGACGAAGTCCTCCGGTTGGCATCCGCCGGTGAGCCTTCAGCACAGACCGTGGTCAACGCGGCGGGCGATGCCCTCGGCAGATTCATCGCCCTTGCGGCCAATCTCACCCTTCAATCCTCGGTGGTGCTGGCCGGTGAGGGAATCGGAATTTACGACCTCGTTGCCCACCGCGTCACCAATGCTGTCCACGCTGAGCGGGGGCCCAACGCCGAACCGGTACACATTCACGTGGACCGCTCCGGTTTCCGCGCGTGGGCGCGGGGAGCGGCCGCTGTCTCGATCCAAACGGCAATCCACCGGCTTCCCGCCTAGCGGGGCAGGTGCGGCCCGCCGGAGCGTTCGGCGCGTCATGCCCGTCAGAGCATGCCGCTCAGAGAAAGGCGAGGATCTCCTGCAGGACGTCCTCGGGCGCCTCCTCGGGGAGGTAGTGTCCGGCATCGAGCGCGCGGCCGGTGGCAGTTGGGGCCACCGCCCGCCAGAGGGCCAGCGGGTCGAACTGCTTGCCGACGACTCCGTGCTCGCCCCACAGGACCCGCAGCGGGGTGTCGATCAGGAGACCGTGGTTCCGGTCGTGGCGGTCGTGCTCCAGGTCGATGGTCGACGACGCCCGGTAGTCCTCACACATGGCGTGCACCGCACCGGGCCTGGACAGGGCGCCAACATACCGGTCCAGGACCTCTGCCGGGAACGGGGCGAGCCCGGCGTACCGGCTGCCCATCAGATTCTCGATGTAGGCCCTCGGGTTGGCTTCGATCAGCGACTCGGGCAACGGCTCCGGCTGGATCAGGAAGAACCAGTGGAAGTAGGCCTCGGCGAACGCCCGGTCTGTGGATTCATACATGTCAAGGGTCGGGGCGATGTCCAAAAGGATCGCGGCGGTCACCCGGTCCGGGTAATCGGCGACCAGCCGGTGGGCCACGCGGGCGCCCCGGTCGTGGGCGCAGACCGCGAACTGTTCGAAGCCGCGCTCAGCACCGAAGTGTTGCATCAGCAGCGCCTGATCCCGGGCCATGGTGCGCTTGCTGTAGGTGAGGTGCTGCGGGTCGCTGGCCGGCAGACCCGACGAGCCATAACCCCGCAGGTCCGGCATCACCACCGTGTACTTTTCCGCGAGCCGGTCGGCGATCTTGTGCCACATCAGGTGGGACTCCGGGTGCCCATGCAGCAACAGGAGAGCCGGCTTCGGATCGGCGGTCGGACGGGAGATCCGGCCTGCGATCTCGACGCCGTCAATCGTCGTCGCGAATTCCGTAAAAGCCTCAAACATTCAGCACTTCCTGTTCTGGTGGCAGCCTGAACCCACAGTAGTTGTACTTCACGTCTCCGCCGCGGTTGGGCGTTAAACGACGACTGACCGCCGGACCGTTCTCCTGCGGTCAGTCGTCGTTGATCTATTTACTGCGCGGGTGCCGGAAAACGGTCCCAGACGCGGTGCTTGGCCAGCAGTTCACCTAGAGCGGTGAGCACAGGTGTGGCGTCACCGGTCACCACGCCCGGCGCATCGATGCTGATGGCACTGGCCTGCAGCACTGCTGCCACGTCGCCTACGCCACCGATGGCCTTGGAGTGCCTGAACGCCTCGGAAAGAAGCAGGGCAACCCGTGGGTCAATGGTGCCCCCCGGGGATCCTGCCTTCGCGTCCCGGCTGTTGGCGGCGTCGTCGCCCGGTGTC comes from the Arthrobacter sp. CAN_C5 genome and includes:
- a CDS encoding YoaK family protein, with protein sequence MKRQPVPTDRLHLWLMLTLTFSTGVVDAVGFLGLDQVFTGNMTGNVVLLGMAIAGGSDLPVLRPALALLFFMVGAVIGGRVLRKAPEGWSGRTSLTFLTVTVLIGGLALFTALIDVTDDHLLGSITTSTLALAMGVQAATAKRLKVAEITTVVVTSTITGLASDSRLAGGKSPFWARRALAIALILVGALVGAAALHIDLWVGIALSAVLSAVVTLIGQLRHRKDKRAAAAAVESGLKSVTAS
- a CDS encoding SDR family oxidoreductase, whose amino-acid sequence is MSEDRAIPGGVLIAGCGDLGTEAGLRFAAAGHRVTGWRRSADKLPAHFDGVAVDLTGELPTIPLDTNIVVMATAADGRTEDAYRAAYLEATGNLLDALDRDGIDARILLVSSTAVYGGDDGEWIDESHPVAPATPTATILASTEELLRARRPDAIILRLSGIYGPGRTRLIDQLTAGTAVVPQEIQWTNRIHRDDAAAAIVHLTTQVSNPGTEYIGVDNEPVDQGEVVEFLAAQLGLPTPPVGPSSSARTGGTKRGTGKRLSNAALLATGFGFTYPTFREGYLAVINGDGVRHP
- a CDS encoding MDR family MFS transporter, translating into MPHSAPPATETQSAERPDDIDNAKRNRLVISLLLVSAFVVILNETIMSVALQTLTVDLGITVSAGQWLTTAFMLTMAVVIPVTGFLLQRFHTRPVFMAAMSLFSLGTLVSALAPGFEVLLVGRIIQASGTAIMMPLLMTTVMTLVPPASRGRTMGNIAIVISVAPAIGPTVSGLILSVLDWRWLFWLVLPIAVGALVLGATRIQNVTTPRRLPIDVLSVILSALAFGGIIYGLSQFGEAAEGGGPVPPWLPLVVGGVALVLFILRQRSLQRADRALLDLRTFKSRTFTISILVISVSMMALFGTIILLPLYVQNVLGLSPVVAGMLLFPGGLTMGLLGPIVGRIYDRRGPRVLVVPGAILVSLVFWGLTMLSETTPFLMVMVAHVFLSIGLALMFTPLLTSALGSVRPQLYSHGSAIVGTVQQLAGAAGTALFISVLTIQATALLDDGASEVAAEAGGIQAAFFCGAIVFMFAVVAAFFIRKPEDTPVDAAEAPVDGAGVPAVH
- a CDS encoding D-2-hydroxyacid dehydrogenase; its protein translation is MTSSNLTSSTPSSSTPADRRPIVAVLVGDRPVIGLERVAALADIRETDAAGLPAAIDGADVLYLWDFFSGALEPAWQHAGSLQWLHVAAAGVDKLLFPGLVNSPVTVTNAHGVFDRPMAEYVLGAMLFAAKGFGQTRDFQRQLVWGRRTTRNIAGSRVLVVGTGSIGRCTARLLTAAGARVDGAGRNARTNDPDFGTVHASSDLAALAGGYDYLVLVAPLTPQTNGMVSAAVLDAMASTSVLINVGRGKLVDEAALVRVLDNGGIAGAVLDTFAVEPLPPSSPLWGMDQVLISPHMASDADSWLDDLALQFERNFLTWHAGKALPHPVDKMLGYVPTSSGDSRQ
- a CDS encoding ROK family protein produces the protein MASSGEVAVARAVLIHGPLSRAALTARLDLSAASLTRLAKPLLDSGVLVEVNDVADGSVGRPSRPLDIAPHKGRFVGVKLTGTHLYAVSTGIRAEPMAWIDHPLTDRSPGGVIDDIARSINNLEIEDLTGVGVSLGGFVRHGVVEHAPFLEWHGVHLAELLSERVGAPVTVENDVVALAEAERWFGIGRDLPGFAIVTIGAGVGYGLVVGGQAVRTVDAGAGTGGHIPLAAGGPVCPDGHRGCAQAVLTSGAIAGQVSAALQRPVSYDEVLRLASAGEPSAQTVVNAAGDALGRFIALAANLTLQSSVVLAGEGIGIYDLVAHRVTNAVHAERGPNAEPVHIHVDRSGFRAWARGAAAVSIQTAIHRLPA
- a CDS encoding alpha/beta fold hydrolase, whose translation is MFEAFTEFATTIDGVEIAGRISRPTADPKPALLLLHGHPESHLMWHKIADRLAEKYTVVMPDLRGYGSSGLPASDPQHLTYSKRTMARDQALLMQHFGAERGFEQFAVCAHDRGARVAHRLVADYPDRVTAAILLDIAPTLDMYESTDRAFAEAYFHWFFLIQPEPLPESLIEANPRAYIENLMGSRYAGLAPFPAEVLDRYVGALSRPGAVHAMCEDYRASSTIDLEHDRHDRNHGLLIDTPLRVLWGEHGVVGKQFDPLALWRAVAPTATGRALDAGHYLPEEAPEDVLQEILAFL